The Aspergillus nidulans FGSC A4 chromosome VIII genome contains the following window.
GCTggacagagaaagaagcgagTCCAATCCAGGGGCTCTCAGCATCGCCCAAGCCCCTGGGGATATGCTTCAAGTACCTGATCTTGCACCTCCGGAAGCCGCTCATACAAACCAGTATCAAGTGCCTGGAGAGAAGGATACTGGAAGGCGATCACGACCGCGCGCGAGAAcccatggtgatgatgaaattACAGAAGGCATGAAGAATGCCAGCCTTGCACCAAATCATGCCCAAGCCTCCCACAGCCCTGCCGCATCTCAACCAGACACTCCAgccaaaaaagaaagcactgctgctggtcttttgAGACGCTTTAGCACGCGAAGAACGAAGGACCGCAGCCGTGACCGCGAACGGTCAAGACTGGCGAGCCCTCATCAGCCGTCGCTCAATGTGCAGCCGCCAGCCGATTCTGCTTCCCCACTTTCAAGAGGGTTCAGCATGCGGAAAAACCGCCGTACAGAACCGTCAGCGACCGCGATTCCGTCAACGGGTAGTCAGccccaacatcaagatcTCCTTAAGACTCCTGGATCGGTAGAGCCGGCCTCGCGATCCAACAAGTACTTGGAGAGGTCAATCAGTGTCAGCTCAGGAGAACCCCGGCATCGGCGGTCCCGTCGAACTGAAGGCGATTCTGGGAGCCAGCCGCCGCAAACCAGCGGCTCAGAATACTCGGCCGTGCCAAAGGACTCAACAGCTGGGCGCGAACAGAAGATAGCACCGCGTACGCACGCTAGCCGGACAATGTCTCTTGGCCACGCTCGGCGTGAAAGCATACAGGCCCGTAGGGCTCGACGGGACGCTGCAAGAGAGGCAAATGTCCCTGAAGAGACGGACGGAGAAATTTCTGGACCCGGGGCTGCATTGGAGAGTGCAAATGAAGAGGACCTGTCCAAACCAGTCTATCTAAAAGGCCTATTTAGTGTTTctaccaccagcagcaagccaCTTGCCTTTATTAGGGCCGATATCATCCGGGTTCTGAAACAGCTTGCTGTTGACTATGTTGAAATCAAAGGCGGCTTCAGCTGCCGTCATGCGCCCAGCATTGAGTTGGACAAGGTTGTTGATAATGGACCTCCAAGTCCCGAGcgacagggtcaagtctccaATCACCGTCGCCGGATCAGCTTGGGTGGCCTTTTGAACCATGACGATGGCCGCGAGGAGCTCGCTCGAACCACAACTCGCCGCCGTCACCGGGCGCCAGATCGTAGCTTTGTTTCCAATTCTGAAGTATCAGATGAATACCTTGAAACCCGCGATACCACAGTGACGAGTGGGGAGCGTGTCGTTGGGGAGACGACCACCCGAGTGCAGAGTGATACAGGCGGGAACCTAGTCCTCCGATTCGAGATCCTCATTGTCAAAGTGCCGCTTTTCTCGCTCCACGGTATTCAATTCAAGAAGGTGTCAGGAGGCATGTGGCAATACCGAGAGATGGCGAAAAAGATTTTGGATGCTCTGCGACTCTAATGTCTCAATAAGGGCATGTGCATCAGACATGGCGTTTTCATCTAATGTACAAGCCGGTTGACACGACTGTTATACGTGAGCATGATACTTTTAATTCTCTTATTATCCTCTTCTTAGTTGGGTCCCTTTGCTTCAAGTGGCTTGAATGTAACTAGGCAAGTGTCAGTCTGCATCCTTATTGAGCTGAAGTATCATTTCTTCGGTCCTCTCAGCCACGCCTGATCCTTCAGCATCTATCATGTGACCGTGACCTGTCTTGTACAATTTACCTTCGCCTAGTAGGCTCTAGCTGCTTATTTTGTTATTTCATTGACCTCCAGTGTTTCTTTTTAGCTTATAGACCACCAGCCCTTTTTACCCAAGAAATTGACTGATGAATTTGTGACAATGTTTGACTAAATGGGCCACAAGAAGGCGGTGTGCTGCTTAGTCAATTATTAGTCAGCATGCGGATATCATAAACCTAATTTCAACCCAACATACTCAAACTTCAAAACAGGATTACCCAACGCCtatgatatatatatagttcaAAATTGCTGCACTGTCTTCGTGAGATTTTTCTCTATAAGAGGGTATAATTATTACTCAGAAATCAAAAGTTTTAACTAGGAATGTGGTGCCTATTTCTTTCATTTTTCCAGGTTCCCTATGTTCGTAAAATAACGGGCGGTTTCTAGGTGGTTCAAACTTCCAATCAGCCCGCTTCATTCTATTTAAGCAAACTGTTGCTCTGACTTGAGGGCTTCTGAATTGACATAGTATTCGCCAAGATTTttttgaatttttttttacagATTTAATGTCAGTCGTCAATATTACATATCAATTAATCAATGCCAGGAAAATGAGTCTCTAATTTCTTAGATATTAATCATATTGAATAGTAGTGAAACCATGTGACAACACTTGATTAAAACCTGAAGATCCACTAACCCAATGCAGTCTAGTTAACAATGAATTGAACCACATGAGTCCTGACAAAAAAAACACCAGAAACCGAGCTCTGTTGTGATGTCTGGCTTTCCCAAGCTCGTGATCTCCAGATTTCGATTCGCCGACCCCCTCTATCTCTCTTGCACTTGGCTCTCCTATTTACTTTTTGGCGTCCCACTATCAAGCTTATGGCAACTGACATGCTGGTTGACCTCACGATAGACTCTGATCCAGAGGAGCAACCCCGGGTAAGTCACGTTAACTTAGCTTGGAGTTAGTTTCGCGTCTTCCTTTTATCTCTGAATACCACAATAACCAAGAACTTATCGGTTTATCGTGCTCCCTGGACGATGGGTCAGTGCTGACCGTTTTCAGATTCCTAACCCTCTTATCAAAAGTCTTGGGCGGCAGACACTTGCACACCGCActctttctccctctcctcaCACCAAGAACTCTACAATTCCTTTCAAGAGAAAGTCAGATGCAGACTCCGCCGAGTCCGGCTCAGAGTCTTCATACGCAAGTGCAGTTGCGTACCCTCAAAAAGCAAAGACCAGAACCACCAATGTTTCCTCTCGAAACCCAGTTGGCCATGATAGCCTGTCCGGGCCCTTTAAGAGAGTTGGTGCCGGCCCTGGTACTGGTGCTGCGCGTCAGGCACGCCAAATCCCAGCATCAGCTCCATCTCTAGCTTCAAGTTCAGGCACAGACTCAGCCGCAGGCCATTATGCCCCAAGCCCAGCGCCGGAGACCCTGAGAGTAGTCattccatctccatcagtACAGCTAAAGAAAGAGATTGATTCTGCCGAGCGGCTCCCGGATGCAGAAGTCAAGACTCCCGAGATTACGGGTATGTCGGAGAAATACTACCCAACAGATGCTCTTGAAAGGCGCGCAATGAGGGGTGCATATCCAGCTGCTAGGAAAACCAATCGCGCTGGTGTCCCTTTAGTCATTGGCACACCAGGCCCCTTTTTAACTGAGAAGAATAGACGCCCCGTGATAGACTTGCTCTGCAAGAATCTCCAGAAGAAACTAGCCTCCATCAAAGGTCCAGCAGTGACTGTGGCCAAAGCGGACGAGAAGCGTCTCGCCAAAGCTACCACAGGCTTCGAGTTCATCAACGAGTACAAGCTCCGAGAGGGCGTAGCACCTATCAGCAAGGAATTCCAATCCGGCTGTAGCTGCGAGACTATCTGCCTACCAGATAGATGCCAGTGTCTTGCACAAGAAGAGGACTCGGAAGAACGTATCATTGCATACAAGCGTGCCCGAGACAATCCGCGCTTCATGGTCCTTCGGCCTGAGTTCATGAAGCGCACATCCATGATCTTCGAATGCAATTCTCTGTGCGGGTGTGAGGAGAAATGCTGGAATCGCGTCGTCCAGTTGGGACGCACTATCCGCCTGGAGATTTTCCACACTGGAGCGCGTGGCTTTGGTATGCACCCTGCTATTGCAAAATTGGACCAAAAAAGGACTGATCTACTAACCAAGCAAACAGGCCTCCGTTCGCTTGATACCATCCGCGCTGGCCAATTCATAGATCTATATCTTGGTGAAGTAATCACAACCTCCAAGGCCGACCAGCGCGAAAAAATCGCCAACACGCGTAACGCCCCTTCCTATCTCTTTAGTCTCGACTTCCTTGTTGATGACGAAAGCAGTTACGTTGTTGACGGGGCGAACTATGGTGCCGCCACCCGCTTCATCAACCACTCCTGCAACCCCAACTGCCGTATGTTTCCCGTCTCCCGTACCCACGGCGATGACTACCTTTATGATTTGGCGTTCTTCGCATTAAGAGAAATCAAACCCGGCACAGAATTGACCTTCGACTATAACCCCGGAATGGAGAGGGTTGATAAGCTGGATCCGAATGCGGTGCCTTGTCTTTGCGGCGAGCCAAATTGTCGCGGGCAGCTGTGGGCTactgagaggaagaaagcaaggTAGAtttctcttctgtctctgATATTACCTATGCCTTTGTCTTCATTTTCACAATCTGCTCTTGACATCTCCCGTCTTTCTCCGGAGTTTAGtatcctcttcaccatctgGCGGTGTTTTGGATTTGAAGTCGGGTTTTCGCATTGCATTGCGTCGTGAGGTTCTATCCTATTGCATTCTCAGGTTAAGGGAGTCCTGCTACTTAGTCGACTTCAGCGTTCAAGTTTGACTTATCTTCTTTTTTGCCATGATACTGGACAAGATCAGACCAGATCATATATGGCTAGCCGGTGTTATTACTCTGTTGGTGCCTTTTGTTCCGTTTAGTTCGAGATACCCTCAGCGTCTTTTCTATATTGCCTCCCCTTTATCTCTCTTCCCAGCGCTTTTCTTTCGTTCGTTCGCGGTGCAGCCTTGGGCTTTGCTTAGCCCTCCCCCACGCTAGCTTTATCTTGTCTTGTTCATACCTTCTTTTAAATTTTAACTAAAGTCACCACACTACGCCCTTCGTGGACACTCTTTCACATCTCATTCTGGTGTTTCAAGATCTAGGCATTGAACATCTGTATGCTGCTTGTTTTTCCCTGGGCTTTATGTTTTCGTCATCTACCCAAGGAACGGGATGGGGCATGGATGATCCATGGATCAAAAACCGACCTTACTTGCATAGCTGGGTAATGGTTTGGAAATCGTACCTAATGAGAACGCCCTTAACAATTTGAATAAACTGATTAATCGCCGCTATGATACGGCTGCAGCGCTTTTTCATCATCGAATTCAGCTGATTAATTCAAcggcaggagaagattgTGCTCATAACCATGTATACAATTAaaaacaagacagcaaccTAGCGATTGATACCTAAGCTATCTAAGAAATATAAACCAATTCCAAAAGGATGAAAAACCTGGAGTAACCTCTAGTACTCAATCATTGACCGTACTCCTCGTAACTCCCGCATATTGATAAACTTTCCCTGGTTTCAAGCACAGAAAACATCCGAAGTCAAACAAGGTTGAAAAATTGAGCACCAACACCTATACATCGGCGACAAACCATAAGCAAGGTGTTCGTAATCGGACCAAAGCAGTAGACTACCCTCTCCCTTCCATCGTCTCGAATATTCCGCTCATCACAAACCGGGGTTGCGAGTGCGAGATCAACCCGTCCATCTGCACCGAGACATCTTCCTGAGCTCGGGTAACCTTATCAACACCATGTCCGCCATCGTTTCCAACACCAGCATTACTAGTAGGAGACTGGATCGGGAGCCGGGCCTGTGTGACGGTAGGCAGCGACTGTGGCTGTACTACACCACGGGGGCTGACTCCGATGGGACTGACAGGATCAAGATCCACGGGACGCGGTTCTAGGAGCTCTAGGCCCTGTCGCTCGATTGCATCGATCGACGCCCGAGAAtgttcttgctgaagaagtatATCGATGTTAGaggggcggcggcggagtgTTATGGTCGTTCCTGTACTTGTTTCGGATCCCGCACCGGCGTGACTGTGGCCGATGTTCAGTTTATCGGAAATCAAGTGGGGTTTGCGAATATGTTGAGGTTGGACTGCCGATAGTGATGGTGAATTTGGTGATGAGGAAAACGTGTAGCTGGTACTTGTAATCGCGGTCGTGGAGCTTAGTAGGCTGGTCGGAGACGATGGTGAGCTTGGTGAGTAGTATTCATTATCGTTGGTGTTATGATTGTTCGTATTCACTTGAGTATGCGGCTGGAAGGAAGTGTATACGAGCGAGAGGCTCGGTGTCGAAGGTTGATTTGGACGCATCTCAATATAGAAGAAATGAACCTGGTGCTGGTAGCACCGCGCGTTGTTTAATTGTTTTGTCTGCGTGGTTAAACTTGAACGAGTTGGGTTGTGCCTCTAGTAGATAGATCACAATATATGTTGCTCAGCTCGTAATCCTCGTATCGCAGTCGCTCAAAGATCGATGCCCCGCATAGACTGGAGTTTTGTGCCGACTTCACGTTCCAGCTAAGAGGGGAAGAACTCCAGACAACAAACGATATGCAGGAAAGGTCAGAAGGATGGTTGTTGTGAAACTCGGAGTATAAAGTCGACGCGGGTTGAAACAAGGAGCCGTGTCTGTCAGATTAGCAAGGATCAAGACCAACGCTTCGAGGAGGCGACCAACGTAGCAGATTGAAGGATCGAAAAGACAGGCTGGTAACGAGTGAATGAGCGAGTGTAAGACTATTTAAGATCGCCCAGTTGATGGACAAGGGTTGCGAAGGCACGGATTAGGTGTCCATGACAGGCTCGATTTTCGGCAAGGCACGCTCAATCTAGTAGAAGGTAGTTTCGCGCCAGGGAGCAAGTAGGAAAACGAGATTTTATGACATGATGGGAGATGTCATTTGCTCCTTCGAGAATGCAAGCTGGTAGTTTATGAAAACAGCGACGGAGTAGAGATCGAGAAGAGAAattggaggttgagaagaagacgaagacgggtTGCGGATTGGGATCAGCTTCCGCATACGGTGCTCTGCTCCCACCTTCTAAGGTTCAAAGTTACCTACCAATGATAGAAGCAAGGGGTGACAAGAGAAGAAACATGGAACTTAGCAAAAGATAAACAAACTAGGTTGTCTAGATAGGACTCCAGCACGCCATTGCTATGCATCCAAGGCAAAATATTCACAAACAACTTGAAGTCTCAATGTGAAAAAATAAACAAAATCAAGAACATCAGGTATTTAGGCCAACCATAGTCTAAAGTACATAGAAAGCCGTATAGAGTATAAGAGCATCAAGTTCACGAGCATCAGTAGTCGAGAGTTCGTCGTATCATCGCTCGTTTCGTCTCACTTCAGCGGCGCTTTATTTATGTCTCGTCCCTTGGTCGTTCCCTTGGTCGTCGCTGCGTGAAACTGCGACGGATACTCTCACCCCACGCAGAATCGCCTAGTGACTGCATCACATCTTGCACTGCCATCGCGCTGTGGTGGCGCGAGTGCTCAGAGGTCGCCGACGCTCCTTCTGAGAAACTTGGCGGATCATATGAACTGGTTGTGTGCGCTCGTTCGCGGCCGGGTGACAGGGAGATACTAATGTTGGACCATTCCGACGGCGAGCTGGCTTCAGAATTCATTCGATCTCCGACATTTGTGTTGATCCGAGGAAGCTGCGACGgtccagcttctccacgGCCCGTCGATGTGGGCGAAAGCATCGATGGTTCCGCCCCGCTGCTGCGCGCCGACCCCAGTGGGCCGTCCTGGGACTGTTGGTCTTCCTGCAGTTCGTCATCCACATAGATTTCGGGGACGTTGAACTGAGGCACGAAAGTCATCCTAGCAGATCTCTTGTGCTCGATCTTTCTTCGGAACTCTCGAGTCGCTGTGAGTGTTTTGAAGAAGCCGATTACTGTGTTGCGACGGACTGCTTCCTCCACACGCTGTAACTTCGCCCGGCGTCGTAGGAACTCTTCGAGTCTGAGACTCTTGCTGTCGCTAATCACATTATAATGTGCGAGGATCATGAGACACGAGTGGAACGTAATGCCGTACCTCGGGTCCGCAGACACGAGGACTTCTTCGTAGAGCTCGTTAAGTCGCTTTCGTCGTTCCCTAACAGTATTGACAGGGATTTTGCGAATGatcttggcgagcttgtcAAGGTCAACTCCCTCAACGACTCTTCTGTGTGCCAGAAGCGAGTCGCGCTTGTCGACTCTACATTCGTCGAGGATGCGCGGGACCATGAAATCACCTTGGTATATGCGCACTTCGAATATACCCGTAAGTTCCTGCCACTCGTTAGCTTTGTATTAGTAGAACTGCTTGGCCTACGTACCCTTAACAGCCGTGGAAACTGCTCCTTGGTAATGTAGCCTGTGCCTTCTGGGTCGAATTCAGCCCATGCCTGCTTGAAACGGCGAAGTTCTTCCCGGCTGATGACATAAAGACCACTGCTTCGCTGATAGACGTAGGAGAAACTCTCGAAGATCAACGAGACAAATAGGGAAACGAAAATGTACATGCTGATGATGTTCCACGAGATAAACAATGCTCGGGCCCAGCCCTTGCTTCCGCAGTCGTTCCCGAAGAACCCATCGGTGATGGCGGTACATAGCGGTGGTTCCATCGTTGCGAAATCTTCCATGAGTTCGTTCCAGCCCTCGCCGCAACTCGTCCGGAAAAGCAGGATCAAAGCCCTTGGGATGTCTCTGAAATTGATGTTTCCGTTTTCATTTCCGCCAAACTTGGTAAGTCCAAAAGCCTGGTTCATCGCGATGGCGTAGACCAGGAACATAACAAACCAGGTCGCCAGTAGGTTTCCAATGGACGTGAAACTAGCCGCTGCAGTCTTGAAAAGTTGGTCCAGTTGGTTGTTGCGGGGGATGAGAAGTAGTGTAATAGCAACCAGGAAAAGCTTGTTCAACACCTCAATCGTCTTCCGCTGCTCATATGACGTGAAGTTCAGGATGGACGTAATGACAGTGCTGGGAACGACAAGCAAGGCATACATATCCCAGGAGCTTGTACTGAATCGGTGCCAACCCAGTCCGACCAGACGGAGGAGCACATTCGCAATGTAGACGAAGTTGAATAAGAAGAATAAGCCATCTCGAGCCAAGTTCCAAAGATAGTTCTCCGGGTAATATTCAATGACCAGCAGTATGAGGTGAAGCACAAGGACCGTGGTAACACATTTTGCCCAACGACCATGCTTTTTATAGGCCACTCGATAAGCCCACTGCTTCCAGGACGTGCTTTTCTCACTGGACCTCCGCTTGGAGGGTGAAACTTGTCTGAGCAATTTCCTCAATTCAAGCCAAGAACGCTGCTCAGCTGTCAGAAAGGCAACCCCAGTTTGCTCCGTGTAGTTGCGCATGAACACAGACGTGAACAGCGTCAGAACAAAGACGGCGCCGAGCAAGTTAAACACCACGAAAAACAGCCCATTTTCTGGTGCGGCAAAGGTTTCTGGCTGCCGTCCAAGGCCCGTTATGCTCATAACGCTGGACTGAACCGCCGTCCAGCCTTCTTGAGAGacaatctggaagagaatgaacaaCGAATTCCCGAAATTATCGAAGTCGTACCAAGGATTCGACACAGCCCGAGGGGCGAGAACGTCCCAATTAAACGGTGAGCTCATAAACTCGCCAACACAAGCGTCCAAGCTTCCCGCTATCCCGTCATCATTGCACTCCATCAATTGGCCATTGAATAATGTTACTCCATAGATTGCAAACGGAATCAGAAAACTCATCGAAACCAAGGCAGCCTGAGAGCAGTTAGTACAGGGAAAGGTGGGAAATTGGCGAAAAACTCACAGCAATAACTTTCCATCCTCCAACGATTATGACGGAGTGGAATGTATTCTTGGCGCTATCACTGAAGTTAAGCAGCCTTAGCGCTCTCAGAGCTTTGAACGCCCCGATCGCCCGAGAAACACCGCGCTCCGAACTCAACGCACTTAACACATTTATCCAGAGGGTCACCAGAACAATCCCGTCAATGAAGCCCCATGAGCCACGGAAGTACGCATTGGGAGTCCAGAAGAAACCGTCGGCGATAACCTTGATGAGTGCTTCTATGGAGAACAAGATGGCGAAGCCTAGATCGGTGTATGTGAACCAGTCTCTATCAGTTTGGAAGTTGACAGCCTGATAGATCGGGGTAGTTATGCAAGCGAGGATAACCATTGCCACTATAGCAGCATAAACAACAGCAGTAAAGGTATACCAGACGGGTTTATATGGGTCAACACCCTCCACGCGCTGAGACCCTCGACCCGGTCCTACCATGCGCTGGCAAAGCCTTCGAACCGGGTTATCCGGCTTGAACAAGAATAAGGACGTGTTGTACGTAGGATGGCGTATTAAGTATTCTCGCTGCTCtcgctttctttgctgctccGCCGAAACCACCTCGCGAACCATCTCCTGAGGGCCCAGTTCTTCATAAGCCCGTGAGATTTTCAGCTTGGAATAGAATGGATTAGGTTCTCGGCGCAGAACCGACGACGTGACCGAAGTCCAGAGGCGTGAAAATACGCCAGGCTCAACGAGCCCTTCCGCTGTGGTTGCGGTTCTCGCGATTGAAGCTTCCTCGCGGCGCTGGTTTTCAGGCATCTCTTCGTCGAGAAATTCACGAACAACGGCATCTTTCAAGAGCATATCTAGCGCTGCGGGGCCATGGTCGAGCGGGTCTTTAAAGCGAGCCGAACCTCGTCCGAGCTTGAGGATTTTGGAAAGAGACAAGTTTCCTTGAGATGCACTGCCGACTTGCTTTTGCTCCAGAAACGCTCGGACCTGGTGAAGCCGTTTTTCATCCTCTGATACGTCGAAACTTTCCTGGATGACTGCAATGAACATATTCAGAACGATAAAGTTGGCCACAATAAACCACAAAATCACAAATGTTGCTGAGATCCAGGCCGTATTGAAGCTGTATGTGTATGAGGTGACGTTGTAAAGGGTTTCTGTCCAGTTCTCGCTGGATAGTATTATATACATTCCAAGGAATGAGTTGTATAGGTCAGAGAAAGTGATCTCAATCGTACctccgtcgtcatcctctcgCGGAATCTGACTGCGGAAGAGTTGCGTTGCAAATATAGAGGCGAGGAATGTGATGAGAAACACAAAGAGGATCAGGTTCAGTAGACCAACGGCATTGCGAAAGACGAGCGTGATGAGATTCCTTGTGACGGCAAATGCTAGAACGACTCGATAGAATCGGAGGATTTGAAAGACGGTAAGGATATCATAAGTTCGTTTAGAGTTCCTAATAGCAGGAACTTGAATGATGCAGGTGATTATTGCAAGTGCCAAATCGACCCAGTTGCGGCGGCTCTGATGGAATTTGCGCCAATCCGATATGAATCGCAGTAAAATCTCGCCGAGTAAAGCAACTGTGACGACAATCTCGCAATTGTCAATGAGCTGGACCCGACCATCACCCATGCTAGAGCTCCTCTGGGCTTGCATAACAAGGTCGAAAATGATGACGGCAATCCAGAACCAATACGTCGCGTCATAGATGCGCTTCAACGTGCTAACTTTGCGGGaagactcctcctcctcctcggacGCCTCAATCTTTTGAGATGCAAAAGCGCTTCGCTTGCTTTCTTCACGAATGACCTGGAAAGAGTGGGTTATAACAGCAACCAACAGATTCACCATCCACAAACTCAAAATCACAAAGCCGCAGGCGAAGAAAAGTGCAGCTACAAGGTAATCGCTGTCAGTGGTGTTATAGAGGATATCAGTGAAGGTGTTGGAGCTCATTATGACAAATACGAGTTCGAGCGAATGCAAGATGTCATCGAAACTCATGGTCGTATTGTAAGGATTGCCTCCTTCGACACATATCGATCCTTGAGGACAAATAAACCCTTTGGGTTTCGAGTCGCTTTCAAATCCATCGGAAGAATACCATGGCCTCTGAGTGCCTGTTTCATCAAGCCAGCCACCACAGAACTGAAGTGTCCCGAACGGATCATTCATGGTGAAGTTTTGCTCGCCGTATTCCTCTCCAAGCCAGACGCATGTTCTCCGGAAACTCGACTT
Protein-coding sequences here:
- the clrD gene encoding protein clrD (transcript_id=CADANIAT00001456), which translates into the protein MLVDLTIDSDPEEQPRLVSRLPFISEYHNNQELIGLSCSLDDGSIPNPLIKSLGRQTLAHRTLSPSPHTKNSTIPFKRKSDADSAESGSESSYASAVAYPQKAKTRTTNVSSRNPVGHDSLSGPFKRVGAGPGTGAARQARQIPASAPSLASSSGTDSAAGHYAPSPAPETLRVVIPSPSVQLKKEIDSAERLPDAEVKTPEITGMSEKYYPTDALERRAMRGAYPAARKTNRAGVPLVIGTPGPFLTEKNRRPVIDLLCKNLQKKLASIKGPAVTVAKADEKRLAKATTGFEFINEYKLREGVAPISKEFQSGCSCETICLPDRCQCLAQEEDSEERIIAYKRARDNPRFMVLRPEFMKRTSMIFECNSLCGCEEKCWNRVVQLGRTIRLEIFHTGARGFGLRSLDTIRAGQFIDLYLGEVITTSKADQREKIANTRNAPSYLFSLDFLVDDESSYVVDGANYGAATRFINHSCNPNCRMFPVSRTHGDDYLYDLAFFALREIKPGTELTFDYNPGMERVDKLDPNAVPCLCGEPNCRGQLWATERKKAR
- the kin1 gene encoding protein kin1 (transcript_id=CADANIAT00001455), which produces MASAGPATADGGAGHSHAASGHHLHATNVQSKRRTMIATPTGQWSLGKTLGAGSMGKVKVGKHLETGEQVAIKIVPRQSTEEHRSQREAERADRSKEVRTAREAAIVSLVNHPYICGMRDVVRTNYHWYMLFELVNGGQMLDYIISHGKLKEKQARKFARQIASALDYCHRNSIVHRDLKIENILISKTGDIKIIDFGLSNLFSPRSLLKTFCGSLYFAAPELLQARQYTGPEVDVWSFGIVLYVLVCGKVPFDDQSMPKLHAKIKSGVFEYPPGLTAECRHIISRMLVTDPKQRASLTEIMNHPWMNKGFSGPPDNHLPHREPLQLPLDPEVIEKMTGFEFGKPEYITAQLTKIIESEEYQHAIALNAREHPVPAHTDKKRGVFDFYKRRNSASRDTLSAPSAEAVQLGNDPLNAYSPLLSVYYLVKEKLDRERSESNPGALSIAQAPGDMLQVPDLAPPEAAHTNQYQVPGEKDTGRRSRPRARTHGDDEITEGMKNASLAPNHAQASHSPAASQPDTPAKKESTAAGLLRRFSTRRTKDRSRDRERSRLASPHQPSLNVQPPADSASPLSRGFSMRKNRRTEPSATAIPSTGSQPQHQDLLKTPGSVEPASRSNKYLERSISVSSGEPRHRRSRRTEGDSGSQPPQTSGSEYSAVPKDSTAGREQKIAPRTHASRTMSLGHARRESIQARRARRDAAREANVPEETDGEISGPGAALESANEEDLSKPVYLKGLFSVSTTSSKPLAFIRADIIRVLKQLAVDYVEIKGGFSCRHAPSIELDKVVDNGPPSPERQGQVSNHRRRISLGGLLNHDDGREELARTTTRRRHRAPDRSFVSNSEVSDEYLETRDTTVTSGERVVGETTTRVQSDTGGNLVLRFEILIVKVPLFSLHGIQFKKVSGGMWQYREMAKKILDALRL
- a CDS encoding uncharacterized protein (transcript_id=CADANIAT00001457), which encodes MRPNQPSTPSLSLVYTSFQPHTQVNTNNHNTNDNEYYSPSSPSSPTSLLSSTTAITSTSYTFSSSPNSPSLSAVQPQHIRKPHLISDKLNIGHSHAGAGSETSTGTTITLRRRPSNIDILLQQEHSRASIDAIERQGLELLEPRPVDLDPVSPIGVSPRGVVQPQSLPTVTQARLPIQSPTSNAGVGNDGGHGVDKVTRAQEDVSVQMDGLISHSQPRFVMSGIFETMEGRG